Proteins from a single region of Thunnus albacares chromosome 14, fThuAlb1.1, whole genome shotgun sequence:
- the LOC122996666 gene encoding acylphosphatase-2-like, translated as MSAGESAGSKLQSVDFEIFGHVQGVCFRMYTEKEGLRLGLVGWVKNTYSGTVVGQVQGPADMVEEMKVWLSKEGSPSSRITRASFTNQRTIDKLELSGFKTRF; from the exons aTGTCTGCAGGTGAATCAGCAGGAAGCAAACTGCAGTCGGTGGACTTTGAGATCTTCGGTCATGTTCAGG GAGTCTGTTTCAGAATG tACACAGAGAAGGAGGGTCTGCGACTCGGTCTGGTCGGCTGGGTGAAGAACACCTACAGTGGGACGGTGGTGGGACAGGTCCAGGGTCCTGCTGACATGGTGGAGGAGAT GAAGGTGTGGCTGAGTAAAGAAGGAAGTCCGAGCAGCCGGATCACCAGAGCCTCCTTCACCAACCAGAGAACCATCGACAAGCTGGAGCTCTCCGGCTTCAAGACTCGCTTCTGA